From the genome of Pseudarthrobacter sp. NIBRBAC000502772:
TCCGGGGATATACCCGCTTCGGCGGCCGCCTGGCGGAAGCCTTCCTCGCGCAGCCGGCCGGAGCGGGCGGCTCTGTTGCCGATCATCGCCAAGCGGCGGCCGCCCGTGTCAATGAGGTGCGTGGTGATGTCGAAGGCGGCCTGCCGGTCGTCGATGGATACGCCGAACGCAGCCTCGGAGTCGGCGATCTCGCAGACCTGGACAACGCTTAGCTGCTCGGCCATTTCGTCGACATCTTCGTCCGGCATCGTCGGCGAAAACATGATCAGCCCATCCACGGATCCGTTGCGGAGCATGTCCACCAGCTGCTGTTCCCGTTCCGGGTCCCCGGCGGTCGGGGCGATGAGGCTGACATAGCCCGACGAGGCCGCGGCGTCGCCGACACCCCGGAAGGCTTCGCTGATGATGGGCGAGTTCAGGTTCTTGGCGAGGGCCAGAATGCGCATGGTCCGGTCCCGGCGCAGGTCGCGGGCAGAGGCGAGGGGGCGGTAATTGAGCTGCCGGATGGCCGCGGTGACCTTTTCCTTGCTCGACTCGCTGACGGCCGGACTCTTGTTCAAGACGCGGGACACGGTCCCTACGGACACCCCTGCTGTCTTGGCGACGTCCTGGACTGTCGCTCGCGCCATTCGGTTGTCCTTCCGCGACCAGTGCTGCTGGTCCTTGCCGCCATGCCCGTGCCGTGCCGTGCTGCGGCCGGTTTTTCCTCAGCATAGCCGCCCGCAGGCCCGGGTCGTCGCCGTGCTGCCTCTGGCCGCAAGCCTGTCAGTTAGAAGCCCTGATAGATGTGTTGGAGGTGTCTGACCATGGGTGGGGCCGCGAAGAATGGTCCGACGAGTTCGCGCCATTGCTGGAATTCCTGCGAACCGCGGAACCCGACGGTGTGGTCCTCGAGGGTTGTCCAGCCGACCGTGAGGGTGTATTGGGCCGGGTCTTCGATGGAGCGCTCGACCATGAAACTGAGGGCTCCGGGCGCCCTCTGGAAGAGCGGGGCCGCTTGGGCGACGGCGGCTTCGAACTCTGTTTCGGAGCCGGGGGTGATGGTGAGGGTTGCGATTTCGCGGATCA
Proteins encoded in this window:
- a CDS encoding antibiotic biosynthesis monooxygenase encodes the protein MIREIATLTITPGSETEFEAAVAQAAPLFQRAPGALSFMVERSIEDPAQYTLTVGWTTLEDHTVGFRGSQEFQQWRELVGPFFAAPPMVRHLQHIYQGF
- a CDS encoding LacI family DNA-binding transcriptional regulator → MARATVQDVAKTAGVSVGTVSRVLNKSPAVSESSKEKVTAAIRQLNYRPLASARDLRRDRTMRILALAKNLNSPIISEAFRGVGDAAASSGYVSLIAPTAGDPEREQQLVDMLRNGSVDGLIMFSPTMPDEDVDEMAEQLSVVQVCEIADSEAAFGVSIDDRQAAFDITTHLIDTGGRRLAMIGNRAARSGRLREEGFRQAAAEAGISPDQTLFVEGEFDFHTGRRLTRKLLKADPLPDAVFCGSDTVAAGCVREITDAGLRVPDDIAVAGFDDSVQAEMCVPELTTIRQPAYDMGRLAFEELLARMTVPGVHRRGRTFLPHELVIRDSTKN